A genome region from Manihot esculenta cultivar AM560-2 chromosome 5, M.esculenta_v8, whole genome shotgun sequence includes the following:
- the LOC110614717 gene encoding probable cinnamyl alcohol dehydrogenase 6 gives MAQTTPNHTQTVSGWAAHDSSGKITPYIFKRRENGVNDVTIKIMYCGICHTDLHHARNDWGITMFPVVPGHEITGLITKVGSNVKNFKVGDRVGVGCLAASCLECEFCKSSQENYCDQIQFTYNGIFWDGSITYGGYSEMLVADHRYVVHIPDNLAMDAAAPLLCAGITVFCPMKDNDLLKSPGKRIGIVGLGGLGHVAVKFGKAFGHHVTVISTSPSKEREARERLGADGFIVSTSPKQMQAGKRSLDLILDTVSAKHSLGPILELLKVNGTLVVVGAPDKPIDLPSFPLIFGKRTVKGSMTGGMRETQEMMDVCGKYNITCDIEVVKPHKINEAFQRLARNDVRYRFVIDIAGNSSLL, from the exons ATGGCTCAAACAACTCCAAATCACACACAGACTGTTTCTGGCTGGGCAGCTCACGATTCCTCCGGCAAGATCACTCCTTACATCTTCAAACGaag AGAGAACGGTGTCAATGATGTGACgataaagatcatgtattgTGGGATATGCCACACAGATCTCCACCATGCGAGGAACGATTGGGGCATTACCATGTTTCCTGTGGTTCCTGG GCATGAAATTACAGGACTAATCACCAAGGTGGGAAGCAATGTGAAGAACTTCAAGGTGGGAGACAGAGTTGGAGTTGGGTGCTTAGCAGCTTCTTGCTTGGAGTGTGAGTTCTGCAAGAGCTCTCAAGAGAATTACTGTGACCAAATACAGTTTACTTACAATGGCATTTTCTGGGATGGAAGTATCACCTATGGTGGCTATTCAGAAATGTTGGTTGCAGATCATAG GTATGTGGTGCACATACCAGACAACCTGGCAATGGATGCAGCAGCGCCACTGCTCTGCGCAGGAATTACTGTATTTTGCCCCATGAAAGACAACGACCTGCTAAAGTCTCCAGGGAAAAGAATAGGTATAGTTGGCTTAGGGGGGCTTGGACATGTAGCTGTGAAGTTTGGCAAGGCATTTGGTCACCATGTAACTGTGATTAGTACCTCTCCATCTAAAGAAAGGGAGGCCAGAGAACGTTTGGGGGCAGATGGTTTCATAGTCAGCACAAGTCCCAAGCAAATGCAG GCAGGAAAGAGAAGTCTGGATCTTATCCTGGACACAGTGTCAGCTAAGCATTCCCTTGGGCCAATCTTGGAGTTGCTTAAAGTGAATGGGACATTGGTGGTTGTGGGTGCACCAGACAAGCCTATTGACCTACCTTCTTTCCCTCTGATATTTG GGAAGAGAACGGTGAAAGGAAGCATGACAGGAGGAATGAGAGAGACGCAAGAAATGATGGATGTGTGTGGCAAATATAACATCACCTGCGACATTGAGGTTGTGAAACCACACAAGATCAATGAAGCCTTCCAACGACTCGCACGAAACGATGTTAGATACCGTTTTGTAATTGACATTGCAGGAAACTCTTCACTTCTTTAA